The following DNA comes from Alienimonas californiensis.
ACGGCGAGGCCTCCATGAACGGCCGCACCGAAACCGGCGAGGAAGTTCGCTCCGCCGACTACCGCGGCATGCTGCGGTTCGATCTGGAGGCGGTGAAGGCCCTCGCGGTGCAACTCCACCAGAATAAGCAACTGAATATTCGCAAGCTGGGCATCGTCGCGGCGGAGAACTCCGCCCCCGTGGCCCTGCTGTACACCTACGCCGACTGGCTGAAAAAACCCCTCGTCGACGCCCCGGACCCGGCGTACCGCACCCCCACCGGGCAGGACGTGCGGGCCGTCGCCCTGCTGTCGCCGGAGGACTCCGTGCCCGGCCTGAACCCCGGCAAGGTGTTGCGGCAGTTGGCGGACGACGGCGCCGACATCGCCTTCCTGATCCTCTACGGCTCCGAGGACCAGCGGGACGGCGGCGCCGCCAAGGACCTGTTCGAGCGCCTCGGCGGGGAGAAGACCCCCCGCGTGGTGCTGGCCCCGGTGCCCGGCGTGCCGCTGCGGGGCACCTCCCTGCTGCGGCCGCCGCTGGGCGAGAAGCTGTTCCAGGGGCTGGCCCGGCAGGACGGCAAAGGCTTCCTGGATTTGTACCTGAAGGCCCGCCCCGACCCGTGGCAGGACCGCGCCGGTCGGCGGTGAACCCGGCCGTCGTTCTCTCCCCAGGCCCCCGCCCGCCCGCCTGATGATCGCCGCCCCGCTGTTGCTCGCCTGCCTGCTGGCCCCGCCGGCCGTTCCCGAAGAGGGGGAACCGCTCGCGGGTCTGGCTCTGGAGCGGCGAGCCGCGGCGGAACTGGAGGCCGCCCTCGACGCCCCGCTGGCGGCGGCGGTGGATATCCGGCCCGACACCAGCGTCACGAACGCCCTATCCATCCTGCTGCCCGACCAGACCGTGTTGCCGGACACGCCGGCGCTGGACCTGGAGGGGATCGATCTGCGGGACCTGCCGTTGCCGTACGGGCTGCGGCTCCCCGCCGGCCGCTTTCCGGTGCGAACGGCGGTGGACGAAGTGTTGCGCCAGGTCAACGACGTCCCGCTGGCCTTCCTGAACGACGGCGGCATCCTTCGCGTCACGACGCAGGACGCCGCGGACGAAACGCTGTTCACCCGCGTCTACCCGGTGCGGGACCTGCTGGAGGCGGCCGGGCCGTCGTACGCCTGGGAGCCGCCGATGACGGCGCCGCAGGGCTTCGGCGCCGGGCAGGGCGCCGGCCTCGGGCAGTTCTCCCTGCCGCCGGTGGCCAATCAGGTCGGCGCCGGAGCGGAACCGCCGGCCGCGACGGGGGAGAGCGAACCGCCCTCGCCCCTCGACGTCGCCCTCGCCGCCGAACAGCCGCTGATCGACCTCATTCAAACCCTCACCGGCGGGCTCGACCAGGGCGGCGGGTGGGAGGAAATCGACGGCGAGGGCGGGTCGATCGAGACCTTCAACGGCGTGCTGACGATCCGGCAAACGCAAGCCGTGCACCGGCAGATCGAGACCCTGCTGGCCGACCTCCGCGTCGCCTTCCAACAGCAGCCGTGGACTTTCCCGAC
Coding sequences within:
- a CDS encoding alpha/beta hydrolase, producing MHRPVRDQLPPPEIVVTPLAPQFTDRPSPRRLRRAAAAGLALAVALLAAAPAEAASRTETVVTPDGWTLPVEVYTPNGAGEDTPVVILLHGEKGNRKNWQSLAEYLEKMGYAVLAPDLRKHGEASMNGRTETGEEVRSADYRGMLRFDLEAVKALAVQLHQNKQLNIRKLGIVAAENSAPVALLYTYADWLKKPLVDAPDPAYRTPTGQDVRAVALLSPEDSVPGLNPGKVLRQLADDGADIAFLILYGSEDQRDGGAAKDLFERLGGEKTPRVVLAPVPGVPLRGTSLLRPPLGEKLFQGLARQDGKGFLDLYLKARPDPWQDRAGRR